In Ferroplasma sp., a single window of DNA contains:
- a CDS encoding APC family permease, which translates to MNTGLKKDSLSLYNVIFQGVAGSAPAGAAVATLTGSAAFALGSLPLSAVVAFVIVLINAFIINRISRHVAGAGGYYAYSREGLGRFAGIFTGWMYIMYQIMSLAFIGLSVAIFLPALLQEIFGIAIPFYSWALLLVVILAFGYFVSFSGVKNSVRYAMVMATIEVIIIAAISVIIITAKPSINTVSVFTPVYAKNGFTGVMLGVLFMYTAFSGFGTATPLGEEAQNANKVIGHGVLISVIVLGLFFILASYAFTVGWGPTRMLEYSKELVPGIILTKSYLGIIGAIVITVLFVNSLFTDAVVFTNSLSRVVFSMSRDNVLPGILSSIHSSRRTPHVAAGLMVIIAFAIGAISVVSLGGFNAFLYTGIAATLSALLVHMFANASLAGIVRKMKLKINTVMDIIIPAISIVILAFVFYGSFISIDRIVIIASISFIAWVIVGLIYSGVSRKYLVHENVP; encoded by the coding sequence TTCAGGGCGTGGCCGGTTCTGCACCTGCTGGTGCTGCAGTTGCAACACTGACAGGATCAGCGGCATTCGCCCTTGGATCTCTTCCACTCTCCGCAGTTGTTGCATTTGTAATAGTACTCATCAATGCGTTTATAATTAACAGGATTTCAAGGCATGTTGCAGGTGCAGGTGGCTATTATGCATATAGCAGAGAGGGACTTGGCAGATTTGCAGGAATATTCACAGGATGGATGTATATCATGTACCAGATAATGTCACTGGCATTCATAGGGCTCAGTGTTGCCATATTCCTTCCAGCCTTGCTCCAGGAAATATTCGGAATTGCCATTCCATTTTATTCGTGGGCTCTTCTCTTAGTAGTTATCCTTGCATTTGGTTATTTTGTATCATTTTCCGGTGTGAAGAATTCAGTCAGGTATGCAATGGTGATGGCAACCATCGAGGTTATAATAATAGCGGCAATAAGCGTAATTATAATCACTGCAAAGCCCTCAATAAACACCGTATCTGTATTTACACCTGTATATGCCAAAAATGGCTTCACAGGAGTTATGCTTGGTGTACTCTTCATGTACACTGCATTCTCAGGATTCGGGACAGCAACCCCGCTGGGCGAGGAGGCACAGAATGCCAATAAGGTAATAGGCCACGGCGTTCTGATCTCTGTTATCGTTCTCGGGCTCTTTTTTATTCTTGCATCATACGCATTTACTGTAGGCTGGGGTCCAACGAGAATGCTGGAATACTCAAAGGAACTGGTACCTGGAATAATACTTACCAAAAGTTATCTTGGGATAATCGGAGCAATAGTCATCACTGTACTGTTCGTGAACAGCCTATTTACAGATGCTGTTGTTTTCACAAATTCCCTATCAAGGGTTGTTTTCTCCATGAGCAGGGATAACGTGCTTCCAGGAATACTGTCCAGCATACACTCAAGCAGGAGGACACCACATGTGGCTGCCGGCTTAATGGTGATAATTGCATTCGCCATAGGTGCCATATCAGTTGTTTCCCTTGGTGGCTTCAATGCATTCCTTTATACAGGTATAGCCGCAACACTCAGCGCCCTTCTTGTACACATGTTTGCAAATGCATCATTAGCAGGTATAGTACGCAAAATGAAACTGAAAATTAACACCGTAATGGATATAATTATCCCGGCGATTTCAATTGTTATACTTGCCTTTGTTTTCTATGGTAGTTTCATAAGCATTGATAGAATTGTCATTATAGCATCCATAAGCTTTATTGCCTGGGTAATAGTTGGTTTGATCTATTCTGGCGTATCAAGAAAATACTTGGTTCATGAAAATGTACCGTAA
- the fsa gene encoding fructose-6-phosphate aldolase: protein MKIFIDTANIDEIREANEFGLIDGVTTNPSLMMKAAKGGKSFKEIATEILRAVNGPVSLEVVAEDAEKMVEQALKLHALGSNAVIKIPMTLQGLKAMKVLREKEIKVNTTLIFNAIQALLAARNGAAFVSPFVGRLDDIGEDGMAIIDQIKTEFTNYGYKTEVLVASIRNPVHVLRSALMGADAVTIPYDVIKKLAMHPKTDEGLNRFLEDWKKVSPDGSLPL, encoded by the coding sequence ATGAAAATATTTATAGATACAGCAAATATTGATGAAATTAGGGAAGCCAATGAGTTTGGGCTCATAGATGGAGTGACAACAAACCCGTCTCTGATGATGAAGGCCGCCAAGGGAGGGAAAAGTTTCAAGGAAATAGCCACAGAAATACTAAGGGCCGTGAATGGCCCTGTAAGCCTTGAGGTCGTGGCAGAGGATGCAGAAAAGATGGTGGAACAGGCACTTAAACTGCATGCGCTTGGAAGCAATGCCGTTATAAAAATACCCATGACCCTCCAGGGATTGAAGGCAATGAAAGTTTTGAGGGAGAAGGAGATAAAGGTCAACACAACACTCATATTTAATGCAATACAGGCCCTTCTGGCAGCAAGAAATGGAGCAGCGTTTGTCTCTCCATTTGTGGGAAGGCTGGATGACATAGGGGAGGATGGTATGGCCATAATAGACCAGATTAAAACTGAATTCACAAATTATGGATACAAAACAGAGGTACTTGTTGCCTCAATCAGAAATCCTGTACATGTCCTCAGGTCGGCTCTTATGGGTGCTGATGCCGTAACCATTCCCTATGATGTTATAAAGAAGCTGGCAATGCATCCAAAAACAGATGAGGGGCTAAACAGGTTTCTGGAAGACTGGAAAAAGGTTTCTCCGGATGGGTCCCTGCCATTATAA
- a CDS encoding transketolase family protein, with product MQTTEKMESLREAYGKELAALGDKNKDIVVLDADLSSSTKTGIFGKKFPDRFYNMGISEQSMVSTAAGLSLSGKTVFASTFAVFLSNTYNVIRQSVCYNEAPVNFVVTHSGITVGEDGPTHQILEDVGIMSGLPNMKVIVPVDSIETISVTDYLSVKKTSPYYVRLTREKFPVLNDNDYEFHEGKSVTFRDGSDITIMAYGIMVSFALQAAEILKGKGIDARVVNMSSIKPLDRAAIVKAARETGKIITAEEHSIFNGLGSRVAEITGEEYPVPILRIGMPDIFGKSGKGMDLFDYFHIGVNDIVEKADKFFKRDYI from the coding sequence ATGCAAACAACAGAAAAAATGGAAAGCCTGAGAGAGGCTTATGGGAAGGAACTGGCTGCCCTTGGAGACAAAAATAAGGACATAGTTGTTCTGGATGCAGATTTATCATCATCGACAAAAACAGGAATATTCGGTAAGAAATTCCCAGATAGGTTCTATAATATGGGAATATCGGAACAGTCCATGGTTTCAACAGCAGCCGGGTTGTCACTATCTGGAAAAACCGTATTTGCGTCTACATTTGCGGTTTTTCTTTCAAATACGTACAATGTAATAAGGCAATCGGTATGTTACAATGAGGCACCGGTAAACTTTGTTGTCACCCATTCTGGAATCACAGTAGGAGAGGATGGGCCCACCCATCAGATTCTTGAGGATGTGGGCATAATGTCCGGACTGCCAAATATGAAAGTTATAGTTCCTGTAGATTCGATTGAGACTATCAGTGTTACAGATTATCTTTCTGTTAAAAAAACATCACCATACTACGTGAGGCTTACAAGAGAAAAATTCCCTGTGTTGAATGACAATGATTATGAATTCCATGAGGGAAAATCGGTTACTTTCAGGGACGGGTCTGATATAACAATAATGGCATATGGCATAATGGTTTCCTTTGCACTTCAGGCTGCAGAGATATTAAAGGGAAAGGGCATAGACGCCAGGGTAGTCAACATGTCATCCATCAAACCCCTGGACCGTGCAGCCATAGTAAAGGCCGCAAGGGAGACAGGTAAGATTATAACTGCAGAGGAGCATTCCATATTCAACGGACTTGGATCAAGGGTTGCGGAGATTACAGGAGAGGAGTATCCCGTACCCATACTCAGAATCGGAATGCCAGATATATTCGGAAAGAGTGGAAAGGGAATGGACCTATTTGATTATTTTCATATAGGCGTAAACGATATAGTAGAGAAAGCAGACAAATTCTTCAAGAGGGATTACATATGA
- a CDS encoding transketolase: MESYTVNDLAPVARQIRKEIIKMVYSAKSGHPGGSLSITDVLTALYFKEMNINPEKPDDPDRDILVMSKGHASPALYATLALRGYFPVELLGGFRSINSKLEGHVHRGIPGVESSTGSLGQGLGVAIGFALASKLDGRSNKIYAILGDGEMEEGNIWESLLAASKYKLGNLTAILDRNRIQLDGFTEDIMPLGNIAEKVAPFGWDVITINGNILNEVVNAIEQARKPREKPLFIVANTVKGKGVSYMENNPKYHGSPPANEEEYRQALKEIEEMQ; the protein is encoded by the coding sequence ATGGAAAGCTATACTGTTAATGACCTTGCACCTGTAGCAAGGCAGATTAGAAAAGAAATTATAAAAATGGTTTACAGTGCAAAAAGTGGCCACCCGGGGGGGTCACTGAGTATCACGGATGTGCTCACAGCACTTTACTTCAAGGAAATGAATATAAATCCAGAGAAACCGGATGACCCGGACAGGGATATACTTGTTATGAGCAAGGGACATGCTTCCCCTGCACTTTATGCAACTCTTGCCCTAAGGGGATATTTCCCTGTTGAACTTCTAGGTGGTTTCAGGTCCATAAATTCAAAACTCGAAGGCCATGTTCACAGGGGAATCCCGGGAGTTGAATCCTCAACCGGTTCACTTGGCCAGGGACTGGGAGTTGCCATAGGCTTTGCACTTGCATCAAAGCTTGATGGAAGAAGCAACAAAATCTATGCAATACTTGGAGACGGAGAGATGGAGGAAGGAAACATATGGGAATCCCTCCTTGCGGCTTCTAAATATAAGCTGGGCAATCTCACTGCGATACTGGACAGAAACCGTATACAGCTCGATGGATTTACCGAGGATATAATGCCGCTGGGAAATATTGCAGAGAAGGTTGCACCATTTGGATGGGATGTAATAACCATAAACGGAAATATCCTTAATGAGGTTGTCAATGCCATTGAACAGGCGAGAAAACCAAGGGAAAAGCCACTGTTCATAGTTGCAAACACAGTAAAGGGAAAGGGGGTCAGCTATATGGAAAACAATCCGAAGTACCATGGTTCCCCTCCTGCTAATGAGGAGGAATACAGGCAGGCACTGAAGGAAATTGAGGAGATGCAATAA
- a CDS encoding gamma carbonic anhydrase family protein, with protein sequence MIKIGRGVYMADSAVAIGDVTIGDNVTIMDSAVIRGDENSITIGDNTNIQDNATIHVNLQYGTKIGKNVSIGHNAIVHGATVDDTVLIGMGAIVLNNAHLRSGTVVAAGTVIPENFESEGNCMIAGIPGKVKREGEKYLNMAYLNSMEYIRLNQEFREGKYQIVKGSMHE encoded by the coding sequence ATGATTAAAATAGGCAGGGGTGTTTACATGGCGGACAGCGCTGTTGCCATAGGCGATGTAACTATCGGCGACAATGTAACCATAATGGATTCTGCTGTTATACGTGGGGATGAGAATAGCATAACTATAGGAGACAATACAAACATTCAGGACAATGCGACTATACATGTAAATCTCCAGTATGGCACAAAAATTGGTAAAAATGTTTCTATTGGGCATAATGCCATAGTGCACGGCGCCACGGTTGATGATACAGTATTAATTGGCATGGGGGCAATAGTCCTGAATAACGCCCATCTGAGATCTGGCACAGTAGTTGCAGCAGGCACAGTAATACCTGAAAATTTCGAATCTGAGGGGAACTGCATGATTGCAGGTATACCGGGAAAGGTAAAGCGTGAGGGTGAAAAATACCTCAACATGGCATACCTCAATTCAATGGAATACATCAGATTGAACCAAGAATTCAGGGAAGGCAAATACCAGATCGTAAAAGGAAGCATGCATGAATAA
- the cobS gene encoding adenosylcobinamide-GDP ribazoletransferase, translating to MNKYIEGFLSAISFFTLIPAGGKYEISRHTMYFFTIAGLVTGLIAGIPYLLLSPYSPFIASAIAVSIIVIIYGFNHFDSIMDFGDSFMVRGTEAKQRVIKDRYTGSGGIGMVFIIYVPAIAFLTFFNPLSGFMVIISGEMVSKYATLISMYRSKPFGTGIGSMFISLVGTWSVLLNLIPLALIAFFNLYNIGIASGVLITAYAIKRGMEKQYGGINGDLIGSVGEISRTLFYFLSFIFVILHLNLFLL from the coding sequence ATGAATAAATATATTGAGGGATTCTTATCCGCAATTTCTTTTTTTACTCTGATTCCGGCAGGGGGAAAATATGAAATCAGTAGGCATACAATGTACTTCTTTACCATTGCCGGGCTTGTTACAGGATTGATCGCGGGCATACCATACCTGCTGTTAAGCCCTTACAGCCCATTTATAGCCTCGGCCATTGCCGTTTCTATTATAGTAATTATCTACGGATTCAACCACTTTGATTCAATTATGGATTTCGGGGATTCCTTCATGGTGAGGGGCACCGAGGCCAAACAGAGAGTTATAAAGGACAGGTACACCGGTTCTGGTGGAATTGGCATGGTTTTCATTATATACGTGCCAGCTATCGCATTCCTCACATTTTTCAATCCTTTATCCGGATTCATGGTAATAATATCCGGTGAGATGGTGTCAAAGTACGCAACCCTAATATCCATGTACAGATCAAAGCCATTCGGAACTGGAATAGGTAGCATGTTCATATCCCTGGTTGGCACATGGTCAGTACTGTTAAATCTAATACCTCTAGCCCTAATCGCATTCTTTAACCTTTATAATATAGGCATAGCATCGGGGGTGCTTATCACGGCATACGCAATAAAACGCGGAATGGAAAAACAGTATGGTGGAATTAATGGAGACCTGATTGGCAGCGTAGGTGAGATATCAAGAACGCTGTTTTATTTTCTGTCATTCATATTTGTTATACTTCACCTTAATCTATTTCTTCTTTAA
- a CDS encoding ArsR family transcriptional regulator, with translation MVNRIKVINDVGELVTMFHAADTDVKRKLLLDLSTGWVTMPQIDEKYGVEGKKSLHYLDKIRMIESQWITGNKGPEKAYHTYYTNVQINLIGSMADLSDIIYATTLSDEQLQEYEDKIKGMMTNGGVFVGDVADSLGISQTLLKGIVSRSSVLIIKGYRIEMENGA, from the coding sequence ATGGTTAACAGGATTAAGGTCATAAATGATGTCGGAGAGCTTGTTACAATGTTCCATGCTGCCGATACCGATGTTAAACGGAAGCTACTCCTAGACCTTTCCACAGGATGGGTTACAATGCCCCAGATCGATGAAAAATACGGCGTTGAAGGTAAAAAATCACTGCATTATCTCGATAAAATAAGAATGATAGAAAGCCAGTGGATTACCGGTAACAAGGGACCGGAAAAAGCATACCATACCTATTATACAAACGTTCAAATCAACCTGATAGGTTCCATGGCAGACCTTTCAGATATTATATATGCCACCACCCTGAGCGATGAACAGCTTCAGGAATATGAAGATAAAATAAAGGGAATGATGACCAACGGAGGTGTTTTTGTAGGAGATGTTGCAGATTCCCTTGGTATTTCCCAAACACTTCTTAAGGGAATAGTTAGCAGGTCATCGGTGCTTATAATAAAGGGTTACAGAATAGAGATGGAAAACGGCGCATGA
- a CDS encoding tRNA (cytidine(56)-2'-O)-methyltransferase codes for MITVIRIGHRPFRDKRITTHVALVSRAFGADRILVDEKDETLEGTINKVTENFGGNFSIKSGVNWKKEFRDFSGIKVNLSMYGINVDNRIDEIRKASEGKNMIILVGAEKVPIDAYNMADFNIAVSNQPHSEVSALAIFLDRFYRGQELEKKYEGKMNVIPMDHGKLVKFIPDEQQSMKLLYESGADERIISHVTTVYNLAMAMGRYSNADMKVIAAGSLLHDIGRTKTNGIGHAVAGADILRERNIDESIVRIVERHTGAGILPHEAKKLGLPDRNYIPETLEEKIVAQADNLVSGKTIVTLEETVERYRRQGLEEPAERIKKLHKELSEACGKDPDQIAREL; via the coding sequence ATGATTACTGTAATAAGAATAGGCCACAGGCCCTTCAGGGATAAAAGGATAACAACCCATGTTGCACTGGTATCCAGGGCATTCGGGGCAGATCGTATACTTGTGGATGAAAAGGATGAAACGCTGGAAGGTACGATAAATAAAGTAACAGAAAATTTTGGGGGCAATTTTTCAATTAAATCCGGGGTAAACTGGAAAAAAGAATTCAGGGATTTCAGTGGCATAAAGGTAAATCTTTCAATGTATGGCATAAACGTGGATAACCGCATCGATGAGATAAGAAAAGCCTCTGAGGGGAAGAATATGATAATCCTTGTGGGTGCTGAAAAGGTTCCCATAGACGCATACAATATGGCTGATTTCAATATTGCAGTATCCAATCAACCCCATAGTGAGGTCTCAGCGCTTGCCATATTCCTGGACCGCTTCTATAGGGGACAGGAGCTTGAAAAAAAATATGAAGGGAAAATGAATGTTATTCCCATGGATCACGGAAAACTGGTAAAATTTATCCCTGATGAACAGCAATCAATGAAACTTCTGTACGAATCAGGCGCGGATGAGAGAATAATATCCCATGTTACAACAGTTTATAATTTAGCCATGGCTATGGGCAGATATTCTAATGCAGATATGAAAGTTATAGCAGCAGGTTCCCTTCTTCATGATATCGGCAGAACGAAAACCAATGGAATTGGGCATGCCGTTGCCGGGGCAGATATTTTGCGGGAGAGAAACATAGACGAATCCATTGTAAGGATTGTTGAAAGGCATACAGGTGCGGGCATACTTCCCCATGAGGCAAAAAAACTCGGACTGCCAGATAGAAATTATATTCCTGAAACGCTGGAGGAGAAAATAGTGGCACAGGCTGATAACCTGGTATCTGGAAAAACCATAGTAACCCTGGAAGAAACTGTTGAGAGATACCGGCGCCAGGGGCTGGAGGAGCCCGCTGAAAGAATCAAAAAACTTCACAAAGAGCTTTCTGAAGCATGTGGAAAGGATCCTGACCAGATAGCCAGGGAATTATAA
- a CDS encoding winged helix-turn-helix transcriptional regulator, producing the protein MEEYPTPVRIILLLKKNNYMSLEEMASSLGITKMAVLNHITVLEQNGSIGRKTVKKNVGRPSYVFYATENADRNLGSISETMLDDFMNYMKMTGREKIIEEFLKDRYSKVRSEYAADLAGKDFDAKVRKLALLREGSGYYPELKKSQENYEMVEYNCPILAISKHFGIACSMETGMFENVLDSEVKSTHRQVNGYGACRFIISRREENHH; encoded by the coding sequence ATGGAAGAATACCCTACTCCCGTCAGGATAATACTCCTGTTAAAGAAAAATAATTATATGTCCCTTGAGGAAATGGCGTCCAGCCTGGGCATAACAAAGATGGCTGTTTTGAATCATATTACAGTTCTGGAACAGAATGGTTCCATTGGAAGAAAAACAGTGAAAAAGAATGTTGGCAGACCATCCTATGTTTTTTATGCAACAGAGAATGCGGACAGAAATCTCGGAAGTATTTCGGAAACAATGCTCGATGATTTTATGAATTATATGAAAATGACGGGGCGCGAAAAAATAATTGAAGAATTTTTGAAGGATCGTTATTCAAAGGTGAGGTCAGAATATGCTGCAGACCTGGCAGGAAAAGACTTTGATGCAAAAGTGAGGAAACTGGCGCTGCTCAGAGAGGGGTCGGGCTACTACCCAGAATTAAAGAAATCCCAGGAAAACTACGAGATGGTTGAATACAATTGCCCGATACTCGCCATATCAAAACATTTCGGCATTGCATGTTCAATGGAAACCGGAATGTTTGAAAACGTTCTTGATTCTGAGGTCAAATCAACACACAGGCAGGTAAATGGATACGGTGCATGCAGGTTTATAATATCAAGGAGGGAGGAGAACCACCACTGA
- a CDS encoding MFS transporter has protein sequence MAMGKYSLKPFRYIFGMNSVYLGNNYLWTSFESLFLPYEIELFLPPALQTVYLGIIAFSGIMIGITFNFLSGTLSDRLSSRLGRRRPMILIGSIIVILSLMAFIFIRNGIPAIFLIYILIEIGSNIAYGSYQPLIRDVIPSSQRGTSSGIGGFFTLIGSALGFGLSGLLLGSGRIEMAVILILITVAAGASVTVLTIKKDDYISNSEIISRRILGTIRSVVRSGKFKWMATANFFITVGSSGLVFFEYYYFEYSLDLKNAAIYVAIAGVTILMISAVSTVGIGILADKVNKDLLLLIFPLLSGLSILFISFIHAFYMFLILGALIGIAYGNYFTITNSYMSFIVPHGSAGKYLSIFLVSTEIGAAFSPLIYGLVLFVFKSAGPLAYSRLFELSAVLYFVGFILILLKVVDRNSMMGHRKVG, from the coding sequence ATGGCAATGGGAAAATACTCATTAAAGCCTTTCAGGTATATTTTCGGGATGAATTCTGTATATCTCGGAAATAATTATCTATGGACATCCTTTGAATCATTATTTTTGCCCTATGAAATAGAGTTATTCCTTCCCCCTGCCCTTCAGACAGTTTATCTGGGCATCATAGCTTTTTCCGGCATAATGATAGGAATTACATTCAACTTTCTTTCAGGCACCCTGTCAGATAGGCTGAGTTCCCGGCTTGGAAGAAGAAGGCCCATGATACTTATTGGATCCATCATTGTTATTTTATCGCTCATGGCATTTATCTTTATAAGAAATGGCATTCCTGCGATATTTCTTATTTATATCCTCATTGAAATAGGTTCAAACATTGCATATGGATCCTACCAACCACTAATAAGGGATGTAATACCATCATCACAGAGGGGTACATCCTCAGGAATTGGGGGATTTTTTACACTGATAGGCTCCGCCTTAGGATTTGGGCTTTCTGGACTTTTACTTGGATCAGGAAGAATAGAAATGGCAGTAATTCTTATACTTATCACTGTGGCTGCAGGCGCATCTGTTACGGTTTTAACAATAAAGAAGGATGACTATATCAGCAATTCTGAAATTATAAGCAGGAGGATTCTGGGAACAATCCGCAGTGTGGTACGTTCAGGGAAATTCAAGTGGATGGCCACTGCAAATTTTTTTATTACTGTTGGCAGTTCTGGCCTGGTATTTTTTGAGTATTATTATTTCGAATATTCACTTGATTTGAAAAATGCAGCAATATATGTGGCCATAGCCGGCGTTACAATTTTAATGATATCCGCTGTATCAACAGTTGGAATAGGAATACTGGCTGATAAGGTAAACAAAGATCTTCTTTTATTAATATTCCCTCTTTTGAGTGGATTGAGCATCCTTTTCATTTCTTTTATCCATGCATTTTATATGTTCCTGATTCTCGGAGCACTTATAGGCATAGCCTATGGAAATTATTTTACGATCACGAACTCTTATATGAGTTTCATAGTCCCACATGGGAGTGCCGGCAAATACCTATCCATATTCCTGGTATCCACAGAGATAGGAGCGGCATTTTCACCGCTGATTTATGGTCTGGTTTTATTTGTTTTTAAATCAGCAGGGCCCCTGGCATATTCCAGGCTCTTCGAACTTTCGGCAGTGCTGTACTTTGTTGGGTTCATCCTGATACTATTGAAAGTTGTAGATAGGAATTCCATGATGGGGCATAGAAAGGTTGGATAA